Proteins found in one Macrobrachium nipponense isolate FS-2020 chromosome 4, ASM1510439v2, whole genome shotgun sequence genomic segment:
- the LOC135211556 gene encoding uncharacterized protein LOC135211556, with product MNFTDIAGACLCKELCLAVSGCTGATVYDHGNGVYDCLISNKKPLGYFDMKSDAAALTIRKQKAPKCDGPFTLTEVGCIMLLEELHIAKTCRRLCQSLDADLAVVEINEQQRKLWDRLKSIYNKPDFYFFWIGIEKSQWLTGVPVTTFTSPNSCGTIRENGVIRESLECAEALYCVCQRFVYE from the exons ATGAATTTCACCGACATCGCTGGTGCGT gtCTATGCAAGGAATTGTGCTTGGCTGTCTCGGGATGTACAGGTGCTACGGTCTATGATCATGGCAATG GTGTCTATGACTGTCTAATCAGCAACAAAAAGCCTCTTGGATACTTTGACATGAAGTCAGACGCGGCTGCATTGACCATCAGAAAACAAA AGGCTCCAAAATGTGATGGTCCATTCACATTAACTGAGGTCGGGTGCATAATGCTGCTGGAAGAACTCCATATTGCCAAAACTTGTCGTAGGTTATGTCAGTCTCTGGATGCAGATCTTGCTGTCGTGGAGATAAATGAACAGCAAAGGAAGTTATGGGATAGACTGAAAAGCATCTACAATAAGC ccgacTTTTATTTCTTCTGGATTGGAATTGAGAAGAGCCAGTGGCTCACTGGTGTACCTGTGACCACTTTTACATCACCAAATAGTTGTGGAACCATCCGGGAAAACGGAGTCATTAGGGAATCGCTAGAATGTGCAGAAGCTCTTTATTGTGTCTGTCAACGTTTCGTGTATGAGTAA